The Litchfieldia alkalitelluris genome has a window encoding:
- the nuoI gene encoding NADH-quinone oxidoreductase subunit NuoI: MRGLAKGLKYTLKNLTKKKVTYDYPNEPLPLPDRFRGIQKFYPEKCIVCNQCANICPTDCIQLTGKKHPDPAKKGKIIDTYDINFEICILCDLCTEVCPTEAIIMSNNFELATYSRDDLFKNLEWLDENDTNLRKENKA, encoded by the coding sequence ATGCGTGGCTTAGCAAAAGGTTTGAAATATACCCTAAAAAACTTAACAAAGAAAAAGGTGACATACGATTATCCAAATGAACCACTTCCACTACCTGATCGATTCAGAGGCATTCAAAAATTTTACCCAGAAAAATGCATTGTTTGTAACCAATGTGCAAACATCTGTCCAACAGATTGCATTCAATTAACAGGGAAAAAGCATCCAGATCCTGCGAAAAAAGGGAAGATCATTGATACGTATGATATAAATTTTGAAATCTGTATATTGTGTGATTTATGTACAGAGGTTTGTCCAACAGAAGCCATCATCATGTCTAATAATTTCGAGCTAGCAACATACAGCAGAGATGATTTATTCAAGAATTTAGAGTGGTTGGATGAGAACGATACAAACTTACGGAAGGAGAATAAAGCGTGA
- the nuoK gene encoding NADH-quinone oxidoreductase subunit NuoK, whose translation MSTVPLSAYLTVALILFCIGLYGALSKRNTIIVLISIELMLNAVNINLIAFSKYGFQPNITGQIFALFVIAIAAAEVAVGIAILIALYRNRQTVNVDEMDTMKN comes from the coding sequence ATGAGTACAGTTCCATTATCAGCTTACCTCACCGTAGCACTGATTCTGTTTTGTATTGGTCTTTATGGTGCCTTATCTAAACGAAATACAATCATTGTCTTAATTTCTATCGAGCTGATGTTAAATGCGGTGAATATAAACCTGATCGCTTTTAGTAAGTATGGCTTTCAACCGAATATTACAGGGCAAATCTTTGCACTATTTGTCATTGCGATAGCAGCAGCAGAAGTAGCAGTTGGAATTGCGATATTAATAGCTTTATATCGCAACCGTCAAACAGTTAATGTCGATGAAATGGATACAATGAAAAATTAA
- a CDS encoding NADH-quinone oxidoreductase subunit J, which produces MSLSGEFIAFIVLGVIAIGGGVVMINLEKVVHMVVALVFTFVSIAGLYVMLHAEFLAAVQILIYSGAITIIMLFGIMLTRHNDRSEQKISFARKFIVLIGVLGFGLAVYLGIYNLEIGQQESTLYDKNTEQIGIELFSKFVIPFELTSVVLLVALIGAIVLAKKDEPEEAEKE; this is translated from the coding sequence GTGAGTTTGAGTGGAGAATTTATAGCCTTTATCGTGCTTGGAGTGATTGCCATCGGTGGCGGAGTCGTGATGATCAATCTAGAAAAGGTTGTACACATGGTTGTTGCCTTAGTTTTTACATTTGTTAGTATTGCAGGATTATATGTGATGCTTCATGCGGAATTCTTAGCAGCTGTTCAGATTCTTATCTATTCTGGAGCAATTACAATTATCATGCTCTTTGGGATCATGCTAACAAGACATAATGACCGAAGTGAACAGAAAATTAGTTTTGCTCGAAAGTTTATTGTATTAATCGGGGTATTAGGCTTCGGTTTAGCTGTTTATTTAGGGATTTATAATCTAGAAATTGGTCAGCAAGAAAGTACGCTGTATGATAAAAATACGGAGCAAATCGGAATTGAACTTTTTTCAAAATTTGTCATTCCATTTGAGCTAACATCTGTTGTCCTATTAGTTGCGTTAATTGGAGCGATAGTCTTAGCGAAAAAAGATGAGCCAGAGGAGGCGGAGAAGGAATGA